One segment of Tenrec ecaudatus isolate mTenEca1 chromosome 1, mTenEca1.hap1, whole genome shotgun sequence DNA contains the following:
- the LDLRAD1 gene encoding low-density lipoprotein receptor class A domain-containing protein 1 isoform X2 has product MNKIFPQEDVNGNVAPETKVLPGGKGARACVTPTNRTGFLCHDRRTCIPASSVCDGVRACVHGDDEDESLCRDVPRSLPAFLVARCGDPASWIYSDQRCDGTNNCGDCSDERSPVIVCPSCGPGWWRCTPTVFKYCDCIPRTLCRDRVQHCSDWSDEFSCPGP; this is encoded by the exons ATGAACAAGATCTTCCCCCAG GAAGATGTCAATGGCAACGTTGCTCCGGAAACTAAAGTACTCCCTGGAGGGAAAG GGGCCCGGGCCTGTGTGACCCCAACGAACAGGACGGGCTTCCTGTGCCATGACCGGAGGACCTGCATCCCAGCCAGCAGCGTGTGTGATGGGGTCCGAGCCTGTGTCCACGGAGATGACGAGGATGAGAGCCTGTGTC GAGATGTGCCCCGGAGCCTCCCCGCCTTCCTGGTGGCCCGCTGTGGAGACCCTGCTTCCTGGATTTACTCAGACCAAAGGTGTGACGGCACCAACAACTGCGGGGACTGCTCTGATGAACGGAGCCCAG TGATCGTGTGCCCTTCCTGTGGCCCCGGGTGGTGGCGCTGCACCCCGACTGTCTTCAAGTATTGCGATTGCATCCCAAGGACGCTCTGCCGGGACCGTGTGCAGCACTGCTCTGACTGGTCAGACGAGTTCTCCTGCCCCGGTCCCTGA
- the LDLRAD1 gene encoding low-density lipoprotein receptor class A domain-containing protein 1 isoform X3, which yields MNKIFPQEDVNGNVAPETKVLPGGKGDVPRSLPAFLVARCGDPASWIYSDQRCDGTNNCGDCSDERSPVIVCPSCGPGWWRCTPTVFKYCDCIPRTLCRDRVQHCSDWSDEFSCPGP from the exons ATGAACAAGATCTTCCCCCAG GAAGATGTCAATGGCAACGTTGCTCCGGAAACTAAAGTACTCCCTGGAGGGAAAG GAGATGTGCCCCGGAGCCTCCCCGCCTTCCTGGTGGCCCGCTGTGGAGACCCTGCTTCCTGGATTTACTCAGACCAAAGGTGTGACGGCACCAACAACTGCGGGGACTGCTCTGATGAACGGAGCCCAG TGATCGTGTGCCCTTCCTGTGGCCCCGGGTGGTGGCGCTGCACCCCGACTGTCTTCAAGTATTGCGATTGCATCCCAAGGACGCTCTGCCGGGACCGTGTGCAGCACTGCTCTGACTGGTCAGACGAGTTCTCCTGCCCCGGTCCCTGA
- the LDLRAD1 gene encoding low-density lipoprotein receptor class A domain-containing protein 1 isoform X1: MNKIFPQEDVNGNVAPETKVLPGGKAGGGPHCCSRRGACLLAFALLLLAILAALITLVAIHGLPPREPGARACVTPTNRTGFLCHDRRTCIPASSVCDGVRACVHGDDEDESLCRDVPRSLPAFLVARCGDPASWIYSDQRCDGTNNCGDCSDERSPVIVCPSCGPGWWRCTPTVFKYCDCIPRTLCRDRVQHCSDWSDEFSCPGP, encoded by the exons ATGAACAAGATCTTCCCCCAG GAAGATGTCAATGGCAACGTTGCTCCGGAAACTAAAGTACTCCCTGGAGGGAAAG CGGGCGGTGGCCCCCACTGCTGCTCACGCCGCGGGGCCTGCCTCTTGGCCTTCGCTCTGCTCCTGCTGGCGATTCTGGCGGCCCTCATCACCCTGGTGGCCATCCATGGACTCCCACCACGTGAGCCAG GGGCCCGGGCCTGTGTGACCCCAACGAACAGGACGGGCTTCCTGTGCCATGACCGGAGGACCTGCATCCCAGCCAGCAGCGTGTGTGATGGGGTCCGAGCCTGTGTCCACGGAGATGACGAGGATGAGAGCCTGTGTC GAGATGTGCCCCGGAGCCTCCCCGCCTTCCTGGTGGCCCGCTGTGGAGACCCTGCTTCCTGGATTTACTCAGACCAAAGGTGTGACGGCACCAACAACTGCGGGGACTGCTCTGATGAACGGAGCCCAG TGATCGTGTGCCCTTCCTGTGGCCCCGGGTGGTGGCGCTGCACCCCGACTGTCTTCAAGTATTGCGATTGCATCCCAAGGACGCTCTGCCGGGACCGTGTGCAGCACTGCTCTGACTGGTCAGACGAGTTCTCCTGCCCCGGTCCCTGA